The region ACTTCTATTTGTTCTTTATTTTCAAAGATTTCTTCTAAACTATCATTATAAGTAGCAAATTCATCTAACTTATCGATTAATTCTTTTTTAATTTCAGAATTAATTTGATTTGCTCTTCTTGCTATGATTGTAATTGCTTCATACACATTTCCTGTTGGTTCTTCAATAATTGTTTTATTGTAAGTTGTTGTGTTTACTGGAGCATTTGTTTTCTTTAAATCCATGATAATGATTAATTTGTATATTGTTTTAACTCTCTATCTACTGTTTCTAACATTTTGTTAGCTTGGTCTAAAAACTTAGTATCTGCTTTATATTTTATTAAACTATTGTATAAATTTTTAGCTTCATTTAATCTTTCTTGTTTTTTTGCAGGAACCGATAAAATTGCCATTTGGTAAGCAGACCCAAATTTATAAAATAATGCATCTTCTCTAAATTTTGTCCCAGGATAATCTAAGATAAAATTATCAAAAGCTTTGATTGCGGTGTTATAGTTGTGAAAATATTCACCTGTAGTATAATACTGTTTTGCTATTTCAAAAGCCTTTAATTCAAGTTTTTCATTCAACTCTTTAACAATAGCATTTGCTTTAGGCAAATATTCAGAATTAGGATATTTATCTGCAAAAGCTTGTAATTTTTCTAAGGCTTTATAAGTATCTACTTGATCTAAACTATAAATTGGAGACAATTTAGCATAACAATCTGCTCCTAAAAAAGCAGCTTCTTGAGCATGAACACTTTTCGGATAATTGGCTGCAAAACTTTCAAACTGATAACCTGCAGTATAGTATTGTTTTGTTATGTATAGTGCTTTTGCATATTTGTAAAACACATCTTCTGCATTCGATTTACCTCTCACTGAAGTAGCATATTGTTCGAACAAACGAATTGCTTTAGCATATTTTTCTTTCTCATAAAGTTTGGAAAAAACTTCGTTTTTAAAGTCAACCTGATCAGACTTTAATGCTCTTTGATATTCGCTACATGAAGCCAATACAAGTAAGCTGAAAAAGATATAAATATATTTTGTCATAATTTTATTTAGGTAATTTTCCCCTTTGATCTTGACCAAAAAAGCAACCGCAAAGGTAGATATATTTTTAAGTATTACAAAAGTTTTTTTTAGTTCAAATTTTTGATGAATTTTTGAAGTCTTTCTGAAAGATTTTCATCAACATTAACTAATGGCAAACGCACGGTGTTTTCAGAAATACCTAAATGCATAAATACTTCTTTAATTCCGGCTGGATTACCTTGTTCAAAAATCATATCAATTGAATCTGCTAATTTATAATGTAACTTATATGCTTCATCTACTCTTTTATTCAAACCTAAACGAACCATTTCAGAGAATTCTTTTGGAAAACCTTCTCCTATTACCGATATAACCCCTGCGCCACCAGCTAATACCATTGGCAATGTAATCATATCATCTCCAGAAATCACTAAGAATCCTTCTGGTTTATTTTGTATTAACTTCATTGCCTGTACAATATCACCAGCGGCTTCTTTGATACCAATAATATTTTTAAAATCTTTTGCTAATCTAATAACAGTACTTGGCAATATGTTACTAGCTGTTCTTCCTGGCACATTGTAAACTATAATTGGAAGCGGAGAAGCTTCTGCAACAGCTTTGAAATGTTGGTATATTCCCTCTTGAGTAGGTTTATTATAATAGGGAGAGACTGACAGTATTGCTGTGAAACCACTAAAATCTCTAGTTTTTAATTCTTCAACAACCTGAGCAGTATTATTACTTCCAACACCCAAAACTAAAGGCACTCGTCCTTTATTTGCATCTTTAATTGTTTGAATTACCAATTCTTTTTCATCTGAAGTTAATGTTGCTGTTTCTGCTGTAGTTCCTAAAACTACTAAATATTCCACACCACCTTCAATTACAAAATTTACAATTCTAGTAAGCGCTTCTGTATCTACTGAAAAATCTTTTTTAAAAGGAGTAACCAATGCTACACCAGTTCCCATTAATGACTGCATGTTTATATTTTTTTTAGTATTTTTAAATATTTGAACAATTCCGAAATAAATTCTTTATAATTTTCTGCTGGCAAATTTATCATAAAATGATTAACTCTCTTGTCTATTGTTTCAAACCCAACTTTAAATTTAGCTTTTGATCTTTTAGTAATTAAAAGTAGAACTTGTTTTTCAATATCATAGTAATTAATTAATAAATCAAATGGTTTTTCAACAAAATTAGACACTATTTCATTTTTAATTTGCCCAGACCATGAAATATTTTTAGTAACACAATAGTTTTTAGTTGCATCACTATTTTTTTTCTTTTTATCTAAAAAATGTAAAACTTCAATAGCATTACTATCGACACCCTTACAGACCAATTCTTCAATTAGTTTATCAATTTCTGTAAAGTAAGTTTCATCAACGATTATACCAACTGTTTTTATAGTATGATGAGTATAGTCAAGTTGATGTTTATCTAACCTTTTATTGATATTTCTTTTAAGAAAAAAATTTTTAATTATTCTTGAAAACATTGTAATTTTACTTCCCGTACAAAATTAACGCAAACCATTGGAAAATATGATATCCAAAATTAAAAATAGTAAACAACTTTACCTATTTTTTGTTACAATTTTAACATTAAGTTTTTTATATTCATGCAAAACAAGCACTTATAGTAATTATAAGATTGAAGGTAAAAAAATTCCAATAACTTCTGAATTCAAAACAAATGAGGCAATTGATGCTTTTGTTTCTCCCTACAGAAATCATATAAATCAAGATTTAGATGTAATTTTATCCTACTGTCCAGAAACTTTAGACAAGAATAAAGGTGAATTTCAAACAAATATTGGAAATTTTATAGCAGATGCATGTGTTGAATTAGCAAACCCTCTTTTTTACAAAAAAGAAAATAAAAAGATAAATGGAGCTATTTTCAATAATGGCGGAATAAGAACTGTAATTCCTAAAGGAAATGTAACAAAAAGAACTGCATTTGAAGTAATGCCTTTTGAAAACAGTTTACAAGTTATTGCTTTAAAAGGAACACAAATTTATGAACTAGCAAATTATTTTGTAAAAGAGCGCAAACCACATCCTTTAAATGGGATTCATTTATATTTAGACAGTAATAACAATATCACAAAGGTTACTATAGAAAATGAAATAGTAAACCAAGACAAGGTTTATTATATTTTAACATCTGATTATTTAGCTAATGGTGGAGACAATATGACTTTCTTTTTAAAAAATGAAGGAAAATATGATTTAGAATATAAAATGCGAAATGTTTTAATTGATTATTTTACTACACACAGGTCAATTGAAGCTAATGTTAATGAAAGAGTTTCTAAAATAAAATAAACTACTTATTTATGAAAAGAAGAACATTTTTAAAAAATACAGCTGCCAGTACAGCCTTTCTTGGAATTGCAGGAACCACATTAAGTAGTTTTACAACTTTAACAGAAAAAAAAATTACAATATTGCACACCAATGACGTACACAGTCATATTGATCCTTTTCCTGCTGATCATCCTAAAAATCCAAATATGGGTGGTGCTGCTAGAAGAGCTTCTGTAATTGAACAAATTCGAAAAGAAGAGAAAAACGTTTTATTGTTAGATGCTGGCGATATATTCCAAGGTACACCCTACTTCAATTATTATGGTGGTGAACTGGAATTTAAAATAATGAGCATGATGAACTATGATGTTGCTACGATGGGAAATCATGATTTCGATAATGGAATTGAAGGATTTTATGCTCAACTCCCTCATGCAAAATTTGACTTTGTTTCTGCTAATTATGATTTCAAAAACACCCTATTGGACGGAATTGTAAAGCCCTTTAAAATAATTAATAAAAACGGAATTAAAGTCGGAATCTTTGGCTTAGGCGTTCAATTAGAAGGTTTAGTAGATAAAAAATGTTACAAAGAAACTATTTATAATAACCCTATTGAGGTAGCAACAAGTATTGCTCAACAATTAAAAGAAGATGAAAAATGCGATTTAGTAATTTGTCTTTCTCATTTAGGCTTTCAATATAAAAATGAACCCGAAAAGCCTAGCGATACTAAACTTGCTCAATCAACAAAAAACATCGATTTAATAATTGGTGGCCATACACATACTTTTTTGGAAAAACCATTAATTTACAAAAATCTTGAAAACAAAGATGTAATTGTAAATCAAGTAGGAGCTTATGGAATTAATCTTGGTCGAATTGATTTTTATTTAAGTGATGATAAGAAATATATAGGACAAGAAAAGAATATTACCCTTTACTAGGGTATTTTTCTCTTTCTAATAGGAATCGAAGAAGAAAATAATACACTGGAATTTCTATGCAACAACCTATAAAAACCAAAATAGGATTATTAAAATAATACTC is a window of Flavobacterium indicum GPTSA100-9 = DSM 17447 DNA encoding:
- a CDS encoding DNA-directed RNA polymerase subunit omega translates to MDLKKTNAPVNTTTYNKTIIEEPTGNVYEAITIIARRANQINSEIKKELIDKLDEFATYNDSLEEIFENKEQIEVSKFYEKLPKPHALAVQEWMDGKIYYKTSK
- a CDS encoding outer membrane protein assembly factor BamD — protein: MTKYIYIFFSLLVLASCSEYQRALKSDQVDFKNEVFSKLYEKEKYAKAIRLFEQYATSVRGKSNAEDVFYKYAKALYITKQYYTAGYQFESFAANYPKSVHAQEAAFLGADCYAKLSPIYSLDQVDTYKALEKLQAFADKYPNSEYLPKANAIVKELNEKLELKAFEIAKQYYTTGEYFHNYNTAIKAFDNFILDYPGTKFREDALFYKFGSAYQMAILSVPAKKQERLNEAKNLYNSLIKYKADTKFLDQANKMLETVDRELKQYTN
- the dapA gene encoding 4-hydroxy-tetrahydrodipicolinate synthase yields the protein MQSLMGTGVALVTPFKKDFSVDTEALTRIVNFVIEGGVEYLVVLGTTAETATLTSDEKELVIQTIKDANKGRVPLVLGVGSNNTAQVVEELKTRDFSGFTAILSVSPYYNKPTQEGIYQHFKAVAEASPLPIIVYNVPGRTASNILPSTVIRLAKDFKNIIGIKEAAGDIVQAMKLIQNKPEGFLVISGDDMITLPMVLAGGAGVISVIGEGFPKEFSEMVRLGLNKRVDEAYKLHYKLADSIDMIFEQGNPAGIKEVFMHLGISENTVRLPLVNVDENLSERLQKFIKNLN
- a CDS encoding DUF6913 domain-containing protein; translation: MFSRIIKNFFLKRNINKRLDKHQLDYTHHTIKTVGIIVDETYFTEIDKLIEELVCKGVDSNAIEVLHFLDKKKKNSDATKNYCVTKNISWSGQIKNEIVSNFVEKPFDLLINYYDIEKQVLLLITKRSKAKFKVGFETIDKRVNHFMINLPAENYKEFISELFKYLKILKKI
- a CDS encoding 5'-nucleotidase C-terminal domain-containing protein translates to MISKIKNSKQLYLFFVTILTLSFLYSCKTSTYSNYKIEGKKIPITSEFKTNEAIDAFVSPYRNHINQDLDVILSYCPETLDKNKGEFQTNIGNFIADACVELANPLFYKKENKKINGAIFNNGGIRTVIPKGNVTKRTAFEVMPFENSLQVIALKGTQIYELANYFVKERKPHPLNGIHLYLDSNNNITKVTIENEIVNQDKVYYILTSDYLANGGDNMTFFLKNEGKYDLEYKMRNVLIDYFTTHRSIEANVNERVSKIK
- a CDS encoding bifunctional metallophosphatase/5'-nucleotidase → MKRRTFLKNTAASTAFLGIAGTTLSSFTTLTEKKITILHTNDVHSHIDPFPADHPKNPNMGGAARRASVIEQIRKEEKNVLLLDAGDIFQGTPYFNYYGGELEFKIMSMMNYDVATMGNHDFDNGIEGFYAQLPHAKFDFVSANYDFKNTLLDGIVKPFKIINKNGIKVGIFGLGVQLEGLVDKKCYKETIYNNPIEVATSIAQQLKEDEKCDLVICLSHLGFQYKNEPEKPSDTKLAQSTKNIDLIIGGHTHTFLEKPLIYKNLENKDVIVNQVGAYGINLGRIDFYLSDDKKYIGQEKNITLY